The sequence GGCGGACGCCCCTCACGGCGGTTTCCACGGTCGTCGGCCTCTGGGATGCGATACATTGCATGGTAGGTAGAACTTCAGGCTCTACGTCGCTTTCCGTTCGAGTGGAGGAAAATTGGCACTCTCAGGTGGACCCCTCGAGCGCAGATCCATGAGTGACGAGGCATACGCCCGGTTGCAGGAAGCGATCATCAGCGGCGAGCTGCGCCCCGGTGAGCGTCTGCGGGACTACGAGCTCGCCGAGCGGCTCGGCACCTCGAAGACGCCGATCCGCCACGCGCTGGACCGCTTGGCCGATCACGGCCTGGTCGAGATGCAGCGCAACCGCTACACGCGAGTCGCGCCGATCGACCTCGATCGGGTCCGCAACGCCGTCGACCTCTTCGGCGACATCTGGATCGGCTCCGTACGCCACGTCATGCCGGTGATCCAGGATGACGACGTCGCGTACCTCACGGATCTCGCCGACGACATGTCGCGGTCGGTG is a genomic window of Microbacterium maritypicum containing:
- a CDS encoding GntR family transcriptional regulator, with amino-acid sequence MSDEAYARLQEAIISGELRPGERLRDYELAERLGTSKTPIRHALDRLADHGLVEMQRNRYTRVAPIDLDRVRNAVDLFGDIWIGSVRHVMPVIQDDDVAYLTDLADDMSRSVKSRDVTGFGTALRAIATGFARIEGNAARAVIIERLGPQIRRFGEHSRDAFEWDKIEAFTVAMREAINARDAVQTRAVLVTLFDDVLPATIDRAEVAGVDIIDED